Proteins found in one Nocardia brasiliensis ATCC 700358 genomic segment:
- a CDS encoding lipase family protein, with the protein MRPKRALTWVSLTATAVLLAASCGSASNDAEPDPPPRPGTLLAQRPLTNGGPTIAAAAASATYFRYISTAPDKSPIEVSGAVYLPKGTAPEGGWPLVAYAHGTAGVVSDCAPTNSPALFGNDVTVANLLDARKAVVMTNYQGLDGPGAAPYLHAESSGYDVLDSVRAVRQLDLPLTKKVVLVGLSQGGRATESAAETAATYAPELEIIGDVLLSPALRSELAQAAETRTLTVGQYMMLPYLVSAVRYSDPDYSFDKVLHGPLLTAAPRLEGLCTGQTTLKDLAIGQAATPAAAQFVDDAARRALADYEAGGNLPKAATDIPTFISRGDNDDLVSTAWTNQAVADMCSLGTNLVDNVLPGGHEAWRARGESVTAWINDRFAAQPAPATTCRR; encoded by the coding sequence GTGCGACCGAAAAGGGCACTGACGTGGGTTTCCCTGACCGCGACCGCGGTGCTGCTGGCCGCGAGCTGCGGCTCGGCCTCGAACGACGCGGAGCCGGACCCCCCGCCGCGGCCGGGCACGTTGCTCGCCCAGCGGCCGCTCACCAACGGCGGTCCCACGATCGCCGCGGCGGCCGCCTCGGCCACCTATTTCCGCTACATATCCACCGCACCGGACAAATCGCCCATCGAGGTGTCGGGCGCGGTGTATTTGCCGAAAGGCACCGCGCCGGAGGGCGGTTGGCCGTTGGTCGCGTACGCGCACGGCACCGCGGGCGTGGTCAGTGACTGCGCGCCCACGAACTCGCCGGCGCTGTTCGGCAACGACGTCACCGTCGCCAACCTGCTCGACGCCCGCAAGGCGGTGGTGATGACCAACTATCAGGGGCTCGACGGGCCGGGTGCGGCACCGTACCTGCATGCCGAGTCGTCCGGGTACGACGTGCTCGACTCCGTCCGGGCGGTCCGGCAACTCGACCTGCCGTTGACGAAAAAGGTGGTCCTGGTGGGGCTTTCGCAGGGCGGGCGGGCCACCGAGTCCGCGGCGGAGACGGCCGCGACCTACGCACCGGAGCTCGAGATCATCGGGGATGTGCTGTTGTCGCCGGCGTTGCGCAGCGAACTGGCACAGGCCGCGGAGACGAGGACGCTGACGGTCGGGCAGTACATGATGCTGCCCTATCTGGTGTCGGCGGTCCGCTACAGCGACCCGGACTATTCGTTCGACAAGGTGCTGCACGGTCCGCTGCTCACCGCCGCACCGCGGCTGGAAGGGCTCTGCACCGGGCAGACCACGCTGAAGGACCTGGCCATCGGTCAGGCCGCCACGCCCGCTGCCGCGCAGTTCGTCGACGACGCGGCGCGGCGCGCACTGGCCGATTACGAAGCCGGCGGCAACCTGCCCAAGGCGGCCACCGACATTCCGACCTTCATCTCCCGCGGCGACAACGACGATCTGGTCAGCACCGCGTGGACCAACCAGGCGGTCGCCGACATGTGCTCGCTCGGCACGAATCTGGTGGACAACGTGCTACCCGGCGGACACGAGGCGTGGCGGGCCCGCGGCGAGTCCGTGACCGCGTGGATCAACGACCGCTTCGCGGCACAGCCCGCCCCGGCCACGACGTGTCGCCGATGA
- a CDS encoding acyl-ACP desaturase: MGRHLTQLELLIELEPVAAANVDRHLSMTKDWHPHDYVPWDEGRNFAALGGVDWDPEQSRLSDVAKAAMITNLLTEDNLPSYHRVIAENFSQDGAWGTWVGRWTAEENRHGIVMRDYLVVSRGVDPVELEHARMAAMTTGFDPLAVAERREVDPDVVPNAGFLLGVAYVTFQELATRLSHRNTGRVCNDPIADKMLQRIAADENLHMIFYRNMCGAALDLVPDQALEAITLTLMNFQMPGAENPNFRRYGALMAKHGIYDMRQHLEDVIMPVLRIWKVFERNDFTARGEQTREQLAAFLAKYESDMLKFEERRDRIAARQAAKRDSAPLTTTVV; the protein is encoded by the coding sequence ATGGGGCGTCATCTGACCCAGCTGGAGCTGCTCATCGAGCTCGAGCCGGTGGCCGCGGCGAATGTCGACCGGCACCTGTCGATGACGAAGGACTGGCACCCGCACGACTACGTGCCGTGGGACGAAGGACGCAACTTCGCCGCGCTGGGCGGCGTCGACTGGGATCCGGAGCAGTCGCGGCTATCGGACGTGGCCAAGGCGGCCATGATCACCAACCTGCTCACCGAGGACAACCTGCCGTCCTATCACCGGGTGATCGCCGAGAACTTCTCCCAGGACGGCGCCTGGGGCACCTGGGTGGGCCGCTGGACCGCCGAGGAGAACCGGCACGGCATCGTGATGCGGGACTACCTGGTGGTCAGCCGCGGCGTGGACCCGGTCGAACTGGAACACGCCAGGATGGCGGCGATGACGACCGGGTTCGACCCGCTGGCCGTCGCCGAGCGCCGCGAGGTCGACCCGGATGTGGTGCCGAACGCCGGCTTCCTGCTCGGTGTCGCCTACGTGACGTTCCAGGAACTCGCGACCCGGCTCAGCCACCGCAACACCGGACGGGTGTGCAACGACCCCATCGCGGACAAGATGCTGCAGCGCATCGCCGCCGACGAGAACCTGCACATGATCTTCTACCGGAACATGTGCGGCGCGGCGCTGGACCTGGTGCCGGATCAGGCGCTCGAAGCGATCACGCTCACGCTGATGAACTTCCAGATGCCGGGCGCGGAGAACCCGAACTTCCGCCGCTACGGCGCGCTGATGGCCAAACACGGCATCTACGACATGCGCCAGCACCTCGAAGACGTGATCATGCCGGTGCTGCGGATCTGGAAAGTGTTCGAGCGCAACGACTTCACCGCTCGCGGCGAGCAGACGCGCGAGCAGCTCGCGGCTTTCCTCGCGAAGTACGAGAGCGACATGCTGAAGTTCGAGGAACGCCGCGACCGGATCGCCGCGCGCCAGGCCGCCAAACGGGACTCCGCACCATTGACCACCACCGTGGTCTGA
- a CDS encoding PfaD family polyunsaturated fatty acid/polyketide biosynthesis protein: protein MTASRTGVVAASAAEIAALLLDVRRPCWIVRHDGRVGATSDESVAAGAQVLAAVAPLPPELLGDRRFAAAHGVRAAYAAGAMANGIASPALVSAMARAGYLASYGAAGVTPAAVDSALGELTRTLDGKPFACNLIHSPSEPALERAIVDSCLRHRVRCVEASAFMGLTAEVVRYRVAGLGVDRQGRVEVRNRLIAKVSRVEVAEPFLRPAPAHLLRGLVEAGDVTAEQARLAEQVPMADDITAEADSGGHTDRRPLLVLLPEIIAARDRSTLPAAAAVRIGAAGGIGTPAAAAAAFALGAAYVVTGSINQATREAAQCATTKQLLAQADFADCTMAPSSDMFELGVQVQVLRRGTMFAARAQRLYDTYRSYPGIDDIPAALRRDLETTLFRRPLDAVWQDCVAYFTERDPAQLGGAAEDPKRKMALVFRWYLGLSSGWSIRGEADRVADYQVWCGPAMGGFNNWVAGTYLAALNNRHVADIADQMMLGAAFLTRVAQLRTAGVRLPAACTRFVPRPPA from the coding sequence GTGACCGCATCGCGGACCGGTGTAGTCGCGGCGAGCGCCGCGGAGATCGCGGCGCTGCTGCTCGACGTGCGACGACCGTGCTGGATCGTGCGCCACGACGGCAGGGTGGGGGCGACGTCGGACGAGAGCGTAGCGGCCGGTGCGCAGGTGCTCGCCGCCGTCGCGCCGCTGCCGCCGGAACTACTGGGCGACAGGCGTTTCGCCGCCGCCCACGGCGTCCGTGCCGCCTATGCGGCGGGGGCCATGGCCAACGGTATCGCCTCGCCCGCATTGGTTTCGGCGATGGCGCGAGCAGGCTATCTGGCCTCGTACGGTGCCGCGGGCGTCACCCCCGCCGCCGTGGACTCGGCTCTCGGCGAGCTGACTCGCACACTGGACGGTAAACCGTTCGCCTGCAACCTGATCCACAGTCCGTCGGAGCCGGCGCTGGAGCGGGCGATCGTCGACTCTTGTCTGCGGCATCGGGTGCGTTGCGTGGAGGCCTCGGCGTTCATGGGGCTGACCGCGGAAGTGGTGCGCTACCGGGTGGCCGGGCTCGGGGTGGACCGGCAAGGGCGGGTCGAGGTCCGGAACCGGTTGATCGCGAAGGTATCCCGGGTCGAGGTCGCCGAGCCGTTCCTGCGGCCCGCACCGGCGCATCTGCTGCGCGGCTTGGTCGAAGCGGGCGACGTGACGGCCGAGCAGGCGCGGTTGGCCGAACAGGTGCCGATGGCCGACGACATCACGGCCGAGGCCGATTCGGGCGGGCACACCGACCGCAGGCCGCTGCTGGTGCTGTTGCCGGAAATCATCGCGGCGCGGGATCGGAGCACACTGCCCGCGGCGGCCGCCGTACGGATCGGCGCGGCGGGCGGCATCGGCACACCGGCGGCCGCGGCGGCCGCGTTCGCGCTGGGCGCGGCCTATGTGGTGACCGGCTCGATCAATCAGGCGACCCGGGAAGCCGCCCAGTGCGCGACCACGAAACAGCTACTCGCCCAGGCGGATTTCGCAGACTGCACGATGGCGCCCTCGTCGGACATGTTCGAACTCGGTGTGCAGGTGCAAGTGTTACGTCGCGGCACCATGTTCGCGGCCAGGGCGCAGCGGTTGTACGACACCTATCGTTCCTACCCCGGGATCGACGATATTCCTGCGGCATTGCGGCGCGACCTCGAGACGACGCTGTTCCGGCGGCCGCTGGACGCGGTCTGGCAGGACTGCGTCGCCTACTTCACCGAGCGCGATCCGGCACAGCTCGGCGGTGCCGCCGAAGACCCCAAGCGGAAGATGGCGCTGGTGTTCCGGTGGTATCTGGGCCTGTCTTCCGGGTGGAGTATCCGTGGCGAAGCCGACCGCGTCGCCGACTATCAGGTGTGGTGCGGGCCCGCCATGGGCGGGTTCAACAACTGGGTCGCGGGGACGTATCTGGCGGCGCTGAACAACCGGCATGTCGCCGACATCGCCGATCAGATGATGCTCGGCGCGGCCTTTCTGACCCGGGTCGCGCAGCTGCGGACCGCGGGTGTGCGGTTGCCCGCCGCGTGCACCCGGTTCGTGCCCCGGCCGCCGGCGTAA
- a CDS encoding beta-ketoacyl synthase translates to MTVLEFDGIPFDRTGTGIAAQAAPHDSAAVAGDSASHTTAGNPLRDGDGDSRPPRLMQPLSEIRAGVVTAHRAALAAQVALQRAAWQRAVSSEAHGRSGSGLARKHDSAAAPAGAGVQPSADQVTPAAPEPAFKPLARTRRTALDRDALQRLTDGDLVGVFGTAYHRHGVDSAARLAAGQPLALTGVTAIELRGGTGKGRLAATFDGDPHAAAVQAAELFALFTGMHLCLSGSTLAAAPVRGRAERAAGTLELLVTDIDLIPRPYVTATVAFAGAQADSLVTVSVVEPVGAAVGPGAAAPGTLLNEFHMTHLSRGDQSIAMGPEFAEYTGVRATRLPTGGLLLVDRVLEFDGARGRLDNAAYTSEYDSPADSWYYGDTANDSMPHFVYMETSLQAALLMGYYAGPTLTQPGVTLSLRNLGGAATVLRQVDLRDKTIEQSSRLLSTTILPGSSLQTFDYTLSVDGAPFYIGETMFGYFSDEALANQTGLDAGRTAPTWLDEHADAAVRRIDVAARRADPRASLCARRTLALIDEIDVVDGGGKYDAGYLHSLRAIDGSDWYFERHFHLDPVIPGSLGVESVVHALQEWLLDAGYAEGMRDPVFRIPADIAFSWRYRGQFLPTDGTVELEAHIKEIRRGPRGVTVIADGSLWKPGLRIYELLDLAVELVEREDEQ, encoded by the coding sequence ATGACAGTGCTGGAATTCGACGGCATACCGTTCGATCGAACGGGTACGGGTATCGCCGCGCAAGCCGCCCCGCACGACAGCGCGGCGGTGGCCGGTGACAGTGCATCGCACACCACGGCGGGGAATCCGTTGCGCGACGGGGACGGCGATTCCCGCCCACCACGACTCATGCAGCCGCTGAGCGAAATCCGCGCGGGGGTAGTGACTGCTCATCGCGCGGCACTCGCCGCCCAGGTGGCTTTGCAGCGTGCAGCGTGGCAGCGGGCCGTTTCATCCGAGGCTCATGGCCGCAGCGGGTCCGGGCTTGCCCGGAAACATGATTCGGCGGCGGCACCGGCAGGTGCCGGTGTGCAACCGTCCGCCGATCAAGTAACTCCCGCAGCACCGGAGCCGGCCTTCAAGCCGTTGGCGCGGACCCGGCGCACCGCCCTGGACCGAGACGCGTTGCAGCGACTCACCGACGGCGACCTGGTCGGGGTGTTCGGCACGGCTTACCACCGCCACGGGGTCGACTCCGCAGCCCGGCTCGCCGCCGGACAGCCGCTGGCGCTGACCGGAGTGACCGCCATCGAATTGCGCGGCGGTACCGGGAAAGGCCGTCTCGCCGCCACTTTCGACGGCGACCCGCACGCGGCGGCAGTGCAGGCGGCCGAGTTGTTCGCGCTGTTCACCGGGATGCACCTGTGCCTGTCGGGCAGCACGCTCGCGGCCGCACCGGTGCGCGGCCGCGCCGAGCGTGCGGCGGGCACACTCGAACTCCTTGTCACCGACATCGATCTGATCCCGCGTCCGTACGTCACCGCTACGGTGGCTTTCGCGGGCGCGCAAGCGGACTCGCTGGTCACCGTCTCCGTCGTCGAGCCCGTCGGCGCCGCCGTCGGTCCCGGCGCGGCCGCCCCGGGCACACTGCTGAACGAATTCCACATGACGCATCTGTCCCGCGGCGATCAAAGCATCGCCATGGGACCGGAATTCGCGGAGTACACCGGCGTGCGCGCCACCCGGCTGCCCACCGGCGGTCTGCTGTTGGTCGACCGCGTGCTCGAATTCGACGGTGCTCGTGGACGTTTGGACAATGCCGCCTACACCAGCGAATACGATTCGCCGGCGGACTCCTGGTACTACGGCGACACCGCCAACGATTCGATGCCGCATTTCGTCTATATGGAGACCTCGTTGCAGGCGGCGCTGCTGATGGGGTATTACGCGGGGCCGACGCTCACTCAGCCGGGTGTCACGTTGAGCCTGCGCAACCTGGGCGGCGCGGCGACGGTACTGCGGCAGGTCGACCTGCGGGACAAGACGATCGAGCAGTCCTCCCGGCTGCTGTCGACCACCATCCTGCCCGGATCGTCGTTGCAGACCTTCGATTACACGCTGAGTGTGGACGGTGCGCCGTTCTACATCGGTGAGACCATGTTCGGCTACTTCAGCGACGAGGCGCTAGCGAACCAGACCGGACTCGACGCGGGACGGACCGCGCCGACCTGGCTGGACGAACACGCGGACGCGGCCGTCCGGCGGATCGACGTGGCCGCTCGCCGGGCCGACCCGCGGGCGTCGCTGTGTGCGCGGCGGACCCTGGCACTCATCGACGAGATCGATGTGGTCGACGGCGGCGGGAAATACGATGCGGGATATCTGCATTCACTGCGCGCGATCGACGGGTCGGACTGGTACTTCGAGCGGCACTTCCATCTCGATCCGGTGATCCCCGGGTCGCTGGGGGTCGAGTCGGTCGTGCACGCGCTCCAGGAGTGGCTGCTCGACGCGGGCTACGCGGAGGGCATGCGCGACCCGGTGTTTCGTATCCCCGCCGATATCGCCTTCAGCTGGCGCTACCGCGGGCAGTTCCTGCCGACCGACGGCACGGTCGAGTTGGAGGCGCACATCAAGGAGATCCGGCGCGGCCCGCGCGGGGTCACCGTTATCGCGGACGGGTCGCTGTGGAAGCCGGGCTTGCGGATCTACGAATTGCTCGACCTCGCGGTCGAACTCGTCGAGCGGGAGGACGAACAGTGA
- a CDS encoding DUF998 domain-containing protein — protein sequence MRRLKAGAALLILTVSYYLVQAVVAARWAEPGYGWAGNMISDLGVPECLGDMGQYGLVPSRYICSPWHAVMSAEFVLLGVLVLGAAWCLTPLLPKTLLGRAVPLLALVNCVAIVLVGLFPGSADEVPGGSRARAVLHPTGAIVELATGLAIMIVIAWLYRRHRAFAFATVALIVVTVFGMIASLATDHLGLGAGAAERLAIDPFVLWRILTGVVVLAALPRLAQRADRD from the coding sequence ATGAGGCGGCTGAAAGCCGGTGCGGCGCTGCTGATCCTGACGGTGTCCTACTACCTCGTGCAGGCGGTGGTGGCGGCGCGCTGGGCCGAGCCCGGGTACGGCTGGGCCGGCAACATGATCAGCGACCTCGGGGTGCCCGAATGTCTCGGCGACATGGGGCAGTACGGGTTGGTGCCGTCGCGGTACATCTGCTCGCCGTGGCACGCGGTGATGTCGGCCGAGTTCGTGCTGCTCGGTGTGCTCGTCCTCGGGGCGGCGTGGTGCCTGACGCCGCTGTTACCGAAAACCCTTCTCGGACGGGCTGTTCCCCTCCTGGCCCTGGTCAATTGCGTCGCCATCGTGCTCGTCGGCCTCTTTCCGGGGAGCGCGGACGAGGTTCCCGGTGGCAGCCGGGCGCGCGCCGTCCTGCACCCCACCGGGGCGATCGTGGAGCTGGCGACCGGTCTCGCGATCATGATCGTCATCGCCTGGCTCTATCGGCGGCATCGGGCGTTCGCGTTCGCCACCGTCGCGCTGATCGTCGTCACCGTGTTCGGCATGATCGCCAGCCTCGCCACCGATCATCTCGGCCTGGGCGCCGGTGCGGCCGAACGCCTGGCGATCGATCCGTTCGTGCTCTGGCGGATCCTGACCGGTGTCGTCGTCCTCGCCGCGCTCCCCCGGCTCGCCCAGCGGGCCGACCGAGACTGA